The proteins below come from a single Prolixibacter sp. NT017 genomic window:
- a CDS encoding tagaturonate reductase: MKTLNRSNVTNLPAYPERILQFGEGNFLRSFTDWMVNRMNKTVGFNSGVTVVQPIERGMIDMLNAQDGLYHVCLKGMKNGQPVKEGELIDCINRGINPYTDFDVYREVIDNPELRFVISNTTEAGIVFDKNDRADMQPQQSFPGKMTALLYQRFKTFEGDPSKGLIIIACELIDRNADFLKKYVLQHAENWKLETEFIDWVETSCAFCNSLVDRIVPGFPKENIKEIQQELGYEDNLVTEAEYFHLWVIEGPEWVQKEFPAQEAGLEVKFVKDMTRYREQKVRVLNGCHTGSFATSLLYGLPTVRESIENLEIGRFMKEMVYEEILTGIPGNRNELEAFATKILERFYNPYIRHEWKSIALNAMSKLETRNLPSLLDYFEKEGRLPQKLVFSLAASIAYYKGSVDGVAYTLNDDQWILDFYREVWEAYDGTPEGMHQLTSKVLNLKQLWKQDLNQVSGLTEAVAGYLYLIEEAGMKQAVKSVLGKKNPKKKVA; this comes from the coding sequence ATGAAGACACTGAACCGCAGTAATGTAACCAATCTTCCAGCTTATCCCGAAAGGATCTTACAATTTGGAGAAGGCAATTTCCTTCGCTCCTTCACCGATTGGATGGTGAACCGGATGAACAAAACCGTCGGTTTCAACTCCGGAGTGACAGTTGTTCAACCCATCGAGCGCGGCATGATTGACATGCTGAACGCCCAGGATGGTCTGTATCATGTCTGCCTGAAAGGAATGAAAAACGGTCAACCGGTAAAAGAAGGCGAGCTAATTGACTGCATCAACCGGGGCATCAATCCATATACTGATTTCGATGTCTACCGGGAAGTGATTGACAATCCCGAACTCCGTTTCGTTATTTCCAACACAACCGAGGCGGGCATTGTATTCGATAAAAACGACCGGGCAGACATGCAGCCACAGCAATCTTTCCCGGGAAAAATGACAGCGCTGCTCTACCAGCGTTTTAAAACATTCGAAGGTGATCCCTCCAAAGGATTGATCATCATTGCCTGTGAATTAATCGACCGGAATGCCGATTTCCTGAAAAAATATGTACTACAGCACGCCGAAAACTGGAAACTCGAAACCGAATTCATCGATTGGGTGGAAACTTCATGCGCTTTTTGCAATTCACTGGTCGACCGCATCGTTCCCGGATTTCCGAAGGAAAACATCAAGGAAATTCAGCAAGAACTGGGCTATGAAGATAATTTGGTAACCGAAGCCGAATATTTTCACCTGTGGGTCATAGAGGGACCGGAATGGGTGCAAAAAGAATTTCCGGCACAGGAAGCTGGTCTCGAAGTGAAATTTGTGAAAGACATGACCCGCTACCGTGAACAAAAAGTCCGTGTGCTGAACGGCTGTCACACCGGAAGTTTCGCAACGTCGTTACTGTATGGACTGCCAACCGTTCGCGAAAGCATCGAGAACCTCGAAATCGGACGATTCATGAAAGAAATGGTCTACGAGGAGATTCTCACCGGTATTCCGGGAAACCGTAATGAACTGGAAGCTTTCGCCACCAAAATTCTGGAACGTTTCTACAATCCGTATATCCGCCACGAATGGAAGAGCATTGCGCTCAACGCCATGTCGAAATTGGAAACCCGTAATCTGCCTTCACTGCTCGACTACTTCGAAAAAGAGGGCCGTTTGCCGCAAAAACTGGTTTTCTCGCTGGCAGCCTCCATCGCTTATTACAAAGGCAGTGTCGATGGTGTTGCCTATACGCTGAACGACGACCAATGGATTCTGGATTTCTATCGCGAAGTATGGGAAGCATACGACGGCACTCCGGAAGGAATGCACCAGCTAACGAGCAAAGTGCTCAATCTAAAACAACTCTGGAAACAGGATTTGAACCAGGTTTCCGGCCTCACCGAAGCCGTGGCTGGTTACCTCTATTTGATTGAGGAGGCCGGCATGAAGCAGGCGGTGAAATCGGTTTTAGGAAAGAAAAATCCAAAAAAGAAAGTTGCGTAA
- a CDS encoding AAA family ATPase encodes MVYVLTGGPGFGKTLLAEKLVERGYRIGHETARALIEEEQKHNGEILPWRNSREFERRVMEARIQFLEETPEGEIAFADRGLPDQAAFSYYKGKPVSDALMFAIKNHRYATTVFITPPWEEIYQTDTVRKETFDEACHIHECVVKAYRENDYRLVELPKVAVEERLKFVLDYVAKRSER; translated from the coding sequence ATGGTTTATGTTTTGACAGGTGGTCCCGGATTTGGAAAAACCTTATTGGCAGAAAAGCTGGTAGAAAGAGGTTACCGGATTGGGCACGAAACAGCGCGGGCATTGATTGAAGAAGAGCAAAAGCACAATGGAGAGATATTGCCCTGGCGGAATTCCAGGGAATTCGAACGCCGCGTGATGGAGGCACGCATTCAGTTCCTGGAAGAAACGCCGGAAGGAGAGATTGCTTTTGCCGACAGGGGATTGCCGGATCAGGCAGCTTTTTCGTATTACAAAGGAAAGCCGGTTTCCGACGCGTTGATGTTTGCCATTAAAAACCATCGGTATGCTACAACCGTTTTTATAACGCCTCCCTGGGAGGAGATTTATCAGACGGATACCGTTCGGAAAGAGACCTTTGACGAGGCTTGCCACATTCACGAATGTGTTGTAAAAGCCTACCGGGAAAACGACTATCGTCTGGTTGAACTTCCGAAAGTGGCGGTTGAGGAGCGGCTGAAATTTGTGTTGGATTATGTTGCTAAACGTTCTGAAAGGTGA
- a CDS encoding SGNH/GDSL hydrolase family protein, producing MKRTDRRGFLKQTALSAGALAAIPGIIGATVKSADAQVETEILSEVFLKKNDVIVFQGDSITDFWRDKKDQRPNDPLGFGPGYVFLAASTLLDHFAEKHLTIYNRGISGNKVFQLADRWEKDCLELNPRLLSILIGVNDYWHMHDGKYDGTIETYENDYRALLKRTKAALPDVKLVIGEPFAVLGGSAVDDSWFPAFDAYRKVARKLAKEFDAIFIPYQSVFDEASKRVGPKYWTADGVHPSVAGCHLMAAAWLKSVFGME from the coding sequence ATGAAACGAACTGATCGCCGGGGATTTTTAAAGCAAACGGCTTTGAGTGCAGGAGCACTGGCAGCCATTCCGGGAATTATAGGGGCAACCGTCAAATCTGCAGATGCGCAGGTCGAAACTGAGATTTTATCGGAAGTTTTTCTGAAGAAGAATGATGTGATCGTCTTTCAAGGTGATTCGATTACGGATTTCTGGAGGGACAAAAAAGATCAACGCCCGAATGATCCGTTGGGATTTGGTCCGGGATATGTTTTCCTGGCCGCATCCACCCTGCTGGACCATTTTGCCGAAAAACACCTGACTATTTACAATCGGGGAATTAGCGGGAACAAAGTGTTTCAACTAGCTGACCGATGGGAAAAAGATTGCCTGGAACTGAATCCGAGGTTACTTTCTATTCTCATCGGTGTGAACGATTACTGGCACATGCACGACGGAAAATACGACGGCACCATTGAAACTTACGAGAATGATTACCGTGCATTGCTGAAGCGAACCAAAGCTGCGCTACCGGATGTAAAACTGGTGATTGGTGAGCCTTTCGCTGTTTTGGGCGGCAGTGCCGTTGACGATAGCTGGTTCCCGGCTTTCGATGCGTACCGGAAAGTAGCCCGCAAACTGGCTAAAGAGTTCGACGCGATTTTCATTCCGTATCAATCGGTTTTCGATGAAGCATCGAAGCGGGTGGGGCCGAAGTACTGGACGGCTGACGGCGTTCATCCGTCGGTCGCTGGTTGTCATTTGATGGCTGCGGCCTGGCTGAAATCGGTATTTGGAATGGAATAA
- a CDS encoding transketolase, producing MKNNLTNKAADNIRILSAAMVDKANSGHPGGAMGGADYANILYSEFLKYNPDDMSWPFRDRFFLDPGHMSPMLYSVLALSGKFSMEDLKNFRQWGSVTPGHPELDTERGVENTSGPLGQGHTMAVGAAIAERFLSARFGEWMSHKTFSFISDGGIQEEVSQGAGRLAGFLGLSNLIMFYDSNDIQLSSETDEVTTEDTAKKYEAWGWKVLTIEGNDTEAIRGALKIATEEKEKPTLIIGKTIMGKGAVTDGGDSFERKVSTHGQPLSAAGASLDKTIENLGGDPKEPFQIFPEVEELYKKRQDELRQWVKEFEAEKEKWEKANPELAEKLENFLSGDIPEFDFAALEQKANTATRAASGTVLAAFADQVENMIVASADLSNSDKTDGFLKKTHPFAKNDFTGAFLQAGVSELTMACVMNGLALHGGVIPVCGTFFVFSDYMKPAVRLAALMELPVKYVWTHDAFRVGEDGPTHQPVEQEAQIRLLEQLKNHHGENSMLVLRPADGTETTVAWKMAIENTETPTALILSRQNIKDLPANSDRYTDALQAEKGAYIVENDANPDVILLASGSEVATLVDGAALLRERDGLKVRVVSVPSEGLFRNQEKAYQEEVLPVDVPKFGMTAGLPVTLKGLVGDAGAVWGLNSFGFSAPYTVLDEELGFNGENVYKQVKTFLEK from the coding sequence ATGAAGAACAATTTAACCAATAAAGCAGCAGACAACATTCGGATTTTATCGGCCGCCATGGTCGACAAAGCAAATTCAGGTCACCCGGGCGGTGCCATGGGCGGAGCTGATTATGCGAATATTTTGTATTCTGAATTCTTAAAATACAATCCGGACGACATGAGCTGGCCGTTCCGCGATCGTTTCTTCCTCGATCCCGGTCACATGTCTCCCATGCTTTATTCCGTTCTGGCCCTCTCGGGAAAATTCTCCATGGAAGATCTGAAGAACTTCCGTCAGTGGGGTTCAGTTACTCCGGGTCACCCGGAACTGGATACCGAGCGGGGTGTGGAAAACACTTCCGGACCGCTGGGACAGGGACACACCATGGCCGTTGGAGCTGCTATTGCCGAGCGATTCCTCTCCGCAAGGTTTGGCGAATGGATGTCACATAAAACTTTTTCTTTCATCTCTGATGGTGGTATCCAGGAAGAAGTTTCGCAGGGAGCAGGTCGTCTGGCCGGTTTCCTCGGATTGAGCAACCTGATTATGTTCTACGATTCGAACGATATTCAGCTCTCTTCCGAAACTGATGAAGTAACAACTGAAGATACAGCAAAAAAATACGAAGCCTGGGGATGGAAAGTACTGACCATCGAAGGCAACGACACAGAAGCCATCCGCGGTGCATTGAAAATTGCCACCGAAGAAAAAGAAAAGCCCACGCTCATCATTGGTAAAACCATTATGGGTAAAGGTGCTGTAACCGATGGCGGCGATAGTTTCGAGCGCAAAGTTTCTACTCACGGGCAACCGCTTTCGGCAGCCGGTGCTTCGCTCGACAAAACCATCGAAAACCTGGGTGGCGATCCGAAGGAGCCATTCCAAATTTTCCCCGAAGTAGAAGAGCTTTACAAAAAGCGTCAGGACGAATTGCGCCAATGGGTAAAAGAGTTCGAAGCAGAAAAAGAAAAATGGGAAAAAGCAAATCCGGAATTAGCTGAAAAACTGGAAAACTTCCTTTCCGGTGACATTCCTGAATTTGATTTTGCCGCGCTGGAACAAAAAGCCAACACAGCAACCCGTGCTGCGTCAGGTACTGTTTTGGCCGCTTTCGCTGATCAGGTTGAAAACATGATTGTGGCTTCGGCTGACTTGTCGAACTCCGACAAAACCGATGGCTTCCTGAAAAAGACCCATCCGTTTGCCAAGAACGACTTCACCGGAGCGTTCCTGCAGGCAGGTGTATCAGAGTTGACCATGGCTTGTGTAATGAACGGTCTGGCACTTCACGGTGGTGTGATTCCGGTGTGCGGAACCTTCTTCGTGTTCTCCGACTACATGAAGCCCGCCGTTCGTTTGGCTGCGCTGATGGAACTTCCGGTAAAATATGTCTGGACACACGATGCTTTCCGTGTGGGAGAAGATGGTCCTACTCACCAACCGGTTGAACAGGAAGCGCAAATTCGTCTGCTCGAGCAGTTGAAAAATCACCATGGCGAAAACTCCATGCTGGTTCTCCGTCCCGCAGACGGTACCGAAACAACCGTAGCTTGGAAGATGGCCATTGAAAATACCGAAACACCTACTGCATTGATTTTGTCTCGCCAAAATATCAAAGATCTGCCGGCCAACAGCGACCGTTACACAGACGCGCTGCAGGCTGAAAAAGGTGCATACATTGTTGAGAACGACGCCAACCCCGATGTCATCCTGCTGGCTTCAGGTTCCGAAGTAGCTACACTGGTCGACGGCGCTGCGTTGCTGCGTGAGCGCGATGGTTTGAAAGTTCGTGTGGTTTCCGTACCTTCCGAAGGTCTTTTCCGCAACCAGGAGAAAGCTTACCAGGAAGAAGTACTTCCGGTTGATGTACCGAAATTCGGTATGACCGCCGGTTTGCCGGTTACCCTGAAAGGACTGGTTGGAGACGCCGGTGCAGTTTGGGGGCTCAACTCGTTTGGATTCTCGGCACCTTACACCGTACTCGACGAAGAGTTAGGCTTCAACGGTGAAAACGTATACAAACAGGTAAAAACATTCCTGGAAAAATAA
- a CDS encoding phosphoglycerate dehydrogenase — protein sequence MYKIQTLNKIDQEGLKLFPANAYEVGGEVAEPDGIVLRSFKMHDMELPSSLKAVARAGAGVNNIPIDKCTDKGIVVFNTPGANANAVKELVIAGMLLSSRNIAGGIEWAKTLKGEGDSVAPLIEKGKSNFAGNEIKGKTLAIIGLGAIGVMVANAAEALDMNVIGFDPYISVEHAWELNQNIARAESIEALLAQADYVTLQIPLMDKTKNFIDAEKIAMMKDGVRILNFARGGLVSNADLKPALESGKVGWYVTDFPDADVLNMKNVIAIPHLGASTQESETNCAVMAVREVRDYLENGNIRNSVNFPDVAMNRNGGARILIANKNVPNMVSQISTLLAGYGVNIADMMNRNRNGIAYNIIDIDRNELDPEVSDKLREIEGIFLVRVLPGQK from the coding sequence ATGTACAAAATTCAGACACTGAACAAGATTGACCAGGAAGGATTAAAACTCTTTCCGGCAAACGCTTACGAAGTAGGCGGAGAAGTAGCAGAACCGGATGGCATCGTGCTTCGCAGTTTTAAGATGCACGATATGGAACTTCCATCATCCCTGAAAGCTGTTGCCCGGGCCGGAGCCGGAGTGAATAACATCCCGATTGATAAATGCACCGACAAAGGCATTGTTGTATTCAATACCCCCGGTGCCAACGCCAACGCGGTAAAAGAGCTGGTAATTGCCGGTATGTTGCTTTCGTCCCGGAACATTGCCGGTGGCATTGAGTGGGCCAAGACCTTGAAAGGAGAAGGTGATAGTGTAGCTCCTTTGATCGAAAAGGGGAAATCGAATTTCGCCGGTAACGAAATCAAAGGAAAGACACTCGCTATCATCGGATTGGGAGCAATTGGTGTTATGGTAGCCAATGCTGCCGAAGCACTGGACATGAACGTGATTGGTTTCGACCCATATATCTCTGTCGAGCATGCCTGGGAACTGAACCAGAACATCGCACGTGCCGAAAGTATCGAAGCGCTGCTGGCACAGGCCGATTACGTAACGCTGCAGATTCCGTTGATGGACAAAACCAAGAACTTCATTGATGCCGAAAAAATCGCCATGATGAAGGACGGTGTACGCATCCTGAACTTCGCCCGTGGCGGACTGGTTTCCAACGCCGATCTGAAACCGGCACTCGAAAGCGGAAAAGTAGGTTGGTATGTAACCGACTTCCCGGATGCCGACGTTCTGAACATGAAGAATGTAATTGCCATTCCTCACCTGGGTGCTTCTACGCAGGAATCGGAAACCAACTGCGCGGTAATGGCCGTGCGTGAAGTTCGCGATTACCTCGAAAACGGAAATATTCGCAACTCGGTGAACTTCCCCGATGTAGCCATGAACCGCAACGGTGGCGCCCGCATTCTCATCGCCAACAAGAACGTTCCGAATATGGTGAGCCAGATCTCAACATTGCTGGCAGGTTACGGCGTGAACATTGCCGATATGATGAACCGCAACCGCAACGGCATTGCCTACAACATCATCGATATCGACCGGAATGAGCTGGATCCTGAAGTGAGTGACAAACTTCGCGAGATTGAAGGCATCTTCCTGGTTCGCGTTCTTCCCGGACAGAAATAA
- a CDS encoding gluconate:H+ symporter translates to MSQLMLLAIVISAVALLLLLVLRFKINAFIALIVTSMYVGLATGMKPDKVLESIQNGMGGTLGFVATVVGLGAIFGALLEHSGGARSLAHYLVGKFGYERASWAMVLTGFIVAIPVFFDVGFIILVPIVYALSRDTGRPVLYYGIPLLAGLAVTHSFIPPTPGPVAVAEIVGANLGWVILLGFIVGLPTAIIAGPVFGKYISKRITASPPAFLQEDEKHTDTSQLPNFSIIAALIGVPLLLILVNTISGVLVSKKIIAASTTTDIISFLGHPFTALTLATLLSLYFLGTKRGVSGKELLDISTKALGPAGIIILITGAGGVFKQVLIDSGIGKMLAHSIANSALPPLLLAWLLAAVVRVTQGSSTVAMITAAGIMAPVLEVFDLSAPHRALIVLSIAAGATILSHVNDSGFWLVGKYFGISEKQTLQSWTVMETIISVSGLILSLGLSFFV, encoded by the coding sequence ATGAGCCAGTTGATGCTTCTGGCGATTGTCATTTCGGCGGTTGCCTTGCTGTTGTTACTTGTCCTCCGATTCAAAATCAATGCCTTCATCGCGCTCATCGTTACGAGCATGTATGTCGGTCTGGCCACCGGCATGAAACCCGACAAGGTGCTGGAGAGCATCCAGAACGGGATGGGCGGAACACTTGGTTTTGTAGCAACAGTTGTCGGCCTCGGCGCCATTTTCGGAGCCTTGCTCGAGCACAGCGGAGGAGCCCGTTCACTGGCCCATTACCTGGTCGGGAAATTTGGATACGAACGCGCTTCGTGGGCCATGGTGCTCACCGGCTTCATCGTGGCCATCCCGGTTTTCTTCGATGTCGGGTTCATCATTCTGGTCCCCATCGTGTACGCGCTTTCGCGGGATACCGGGCGACCCGTGTTGTATTACGGCATTCCTCTTTTGGCAGGTCTGGCCGTTACGCACAGCTTTATTCCTCCTACTCCAGGACCGGTGGCTGTAGCCGAAATTGTCGGCGCCAATCTGGGTTGGGTCATCCTGCTTGGTTTCATTGTTGGGTTACCTACCGCTATTATTGCCGGACCGGTGTTTGGGAAATACATCAGCAAACGAATTACTGCCTCTCCACCTGCATTTCTGCAGGAAGATGAAAAGCATACTGATACCAGTCAGTTACCTAATTTTAGCATCATTGCTGCACTGATTGGCGTTCCACTGCTACTCATTCTGGTCAATACCATTTCCGGCGTTTTGGTCAGCAAAAAAATCATCGCCGCCAGCACAACAACGGACATTATCAGTTTCCTGGGACATCCTTTCACGGCATTAACCCTGGCAACATTGCTGTCACTCTATTTTCTGGGGACGAAAAGAGGCGTATCCGGAAAAGAGTTGCTCGACATCAGCACCAAAGCGCTCGGCCCCGCTGGCATCATCATCCTGATCACTGGAGCCGGTGGCGTATTCAAACAGGTGCTCATAGACTCCGGCATTGGAAAAATGCTGGCCCATTCCATCGCCAACTCGGCACTTCCGCCATTGCTGTTGGCCTGGTTGCTGGCAGCAGTCGTCCGTGTTACACAAGGAAGTTCAACCGTTGCCATGATCACAGCCGCCGGCATCATGGCGCCGGTGCTGGAAGTGTTCGACCTTTCCGCTCCACACCGGGCACTCATTGTGCTGTCCATTGCAGCGGGAGCCACCATCCTTTCCCATGTCAACGACAGTGGATTCTGGTTAGTGGGAAAATACTTTGGCATTAGTGAAAAACAAACACTCCAGTCGTGGACAGTAATGGAAACCATCATCTCGGTTTCGGGATTAATTCTGAGCCTTGGATTGAGTTTCTTTGTGTAG
- a CDS encoding DUF3024 domain-containing protein: MDHDKNINLLEVRIQKLIETMRPPVHMRDELDIGYSFRNNTLELFEIRPRWDKKDEKINSPFAKTKFIKSRGIWQIYWLRANGKWVSYDPNPEVNDIVGFFEIVKDDKHSCFFG; the protein is encoded by the coding sequence ATGGACCACGACAAGAACATCAATCTTTTGGAAGTAAGAATTCAGAAACTCATTGAAACAATGCGCCCGCCGGTTCACATGAGAGACGAATTGGACATTGGATACTCCTTCCGGAATAACACGCTTGAGCTTTTTGAAATCAGACCGCGCTGGGACAAAAAGGATGAAAAAATCAACTCCCCATTTGCAAAAACGAAATTTATTAAGAGTCGCGGAATCTGGCAGATATATTGGCTGCGGGCAAATGGGAAATGGGTATCCTACGACCCAAATCCGGAGGTAAATGATATCGTTGGATTCTTTGAGATTGTTAAAGACGACAAACACAGCTGCTTTTTCGGCTAG
- a CDS encoding alpha/beta fold hydrolase, whose product MKATDWSDTICKTNGIHIHYTRTGGKKPSLILLHGLMTNGLCWTNLARAFENDYDVIMPDARGHGESSTPDFGYRYEDHANDVVGLIKALNLSPPVLLGHSMGGMTATVVASQDPKLLRGLILADPTFLSPKVQREVRDSDVADRHRQVLNMPLEEVIAEARGRHPNRTSETLELFARARLQTSMAAFDVLAPPNPDYTQLVKAIDVPSLLVFGDRGVVSPVVAEELQGQNSKIQIEQIYKAGHTLHMDQPERFVSVVKSFLRSMDTI is encoded by the coding sequence ATGAAAGCGACTGACTGGAGCGATACCATCTGTAAAACAAACGGAATTCACATTCACTACACGAGAACCGGCGGGAAAAAGCCCTCTTTGATTTTGCTTCACGGATTAATGACGAACGGGCTCTGCTGGACAAATTTGGCCCGTGCCTTTGAAAACGATTATGATGTCATCATGCCGGATGCCCGGGGGCACGGAGAATCGAGCACTCCTGACTTTGGCTACCGGTACGAAGACCATGCAAACGATGTTGTCGGTTTAATAAAGGCACTGAACCTTTCCCCCCCGGTTTTGCTCGGACATTCCATGGGAGGGATGACAGCAACCGTAGTCGCCAGCCAAGATCCCAAGCTACTCAGAGGTCTCATCCTGGCCGATCCGACTTTCCTGAGTCCAAAAGTTCAGCGCGAAGTTCGCGATAGCGATGTGGCAGACCGGCATCGACAAGTTCTGAACATGCCTTTGGAAGAAGTTATTGCGGAAGCGCGTGGCAGACACCCGAACCGAACATCCGAAACCCTTGAGCTATTTGCCCGGGCAAGACTTCAAACCAGTATGGCTGCCTTCGACGTTCTTGCGCCACCCAATCCCGATTATACGCAACTGGTGAAAGCAATTGACGTTCCAAGCCTCCTCGTTTTTGGAGATAGAGGTGTGGTTTCGCCAGTTGTTGCCGAAGAGCTGCAGGGTCAGAATTCGAAAATCCAGATCGAACAAATCTATAAAGCCGGCCACACACTTCACATGGACCAGCCAGAACGCTTTGTAAGTGTCGTTAAGTCATTCTTGCGTTCAATGGACACAATATGA
- the gnd gene encoding decarboxylating NADP(+)-dependent phosphogluconate dehydrogenase, which translates to MKQKADIGLIGLAVMGENLVLNMESKGFTVAVYNRTTEKVDKFINGRGAGKNFIGCHTIEELTANLERPRKVMMLVKAGQPVDDLIEKIIPHLEEGDIIIDGGNSHFPDTIRRTEYVERKGLRYIGTGVSGGEEGALHGPSMMPGGTPEAWPFVKDIFQSIAAKVEDGTPCCDWVGENGAGHFVKMVHNGIEYGDMQIITEAYQIMKDLLGMNYDEMHDVFAEWNKGDLDSYLIEITRDILGYRDENGEPLVEKILDTAGQKGTGKWTGISALDLGIPLTLIGEAVFARCLSAQKDLRVTASKALSGPKANFDGDREQFLKDLKDALYGAKIISYAQGYDLMREAAKEHNWNLNYGGIALMWRGGCIIRSKFLGDIKKAYDKNGDLENLLLDDFFKGKIEAAQEGWRRVVATAVMNGVPAPAMTTALNYFDGFRSERLPANLLQAQRDYFGAHTYERVDKPRGEFFHTNWTGHGGDTASSSYNV; encoded by the coding sequence ATGAAGCAAAAAGCAGACATTGGCCTCATCGGCCTCGCAGTAATGGGCGAAAACCTCGTGCTCAATATGGAAAGCAAAGGTTTTACTGTTGCTGTATATAACCGTACCACCGAAAAAGTAGATAAATTCATCAACGGTCGCGGCGCCGGGAAAAATTTCATCGGTTGCCACACCATCGAAGAGTTGACAGCCAACCTGGAGCGCCCACGCAAAGTGATGATGCTGGTGAAAGCCGGGCAACCGGTGGACGATCTGATTGAAAAAATCATCCCGCACCTCGAGGAAGGCGATATCATCATCGATGGTGGTAACTCGCACTTCCCGGATACGATTCGTCGTACCGAATACGTCGAAAGAAAAGGACTGCGCTACATCGGAACCGGTGTTTCGGGTGGTGAAGAAGGCGCCCTGCACGGCCCGTCGATGATGCCAGGTGGAACTCCCGAGGCATGGCCGTTTGTGAAAGATATTTTCCAGTCGATTGCTGCCAAAGTAGAAGACGGAACGCCATGCTGCGACTGGGTAGGCGAAAACGGTGCCGGTCACTTCGTGAAAATGGTACACAACGGTATCGAGTATGGTGACATGCAGATCATCACCGAAGCCTACCAGATTATGAAGGACCTGCTGGGCATGAACTACGACGAAATGCACGACGTATTTGCCGAGTGGAACAAAGGCGATCTGGACAGCTACCTCATCGAAATTACCCGTGATATTCTCGGCTACCGCGATGAAAACGGTGAGCCACTGGTAGAAAAAATTCTCGATACCGCCGGACAGAAAGGTACCGGAAAATGGACCGGTATTTCAGCGCTCGATTTGGGCATTCCGCTGACGCTGATTGGCGAGGCAGTATTTGCCCGCTGCCTCTCTGCGCAAAAAGATTTGCGTGTAACAGCATCAAAAGCGCTCAGCGGACCGAAAGCTAACTTTGACGGCGACCGCGAGCAGTTCCTGAAAGATCTGAAAGATGCCCTGTACGGCGCAAAAATCATCTCCTATGCGCAAGGTTACGACCTGATGCGCGAGGCAGCAAAAGAACACAACTGGAACCTCAACTACGGAGGTATTGCCCTGATGTGGCGCGGCGGATGTATCATCCGTTCGAAGTTCCTCGGCGACATCAAGAAAGCCTACGACAAGAACGGTGATTTGGAGAACCTCCTGCTCGACGACTTCTTCAAAGGGAAAATTGAAGCCGCCCAGGAAGGATGGCGCCGTGTGGTAGCAACCGCTGTGATGAACGGCGTACCGGCTCCGGCTATGACCACCGCCCTGAACTATTTCGACGGTTTCCGAAGCGAGCGTTTGCCCGCCAACCTCTTGCAGGCACAGCGCGACTATTTCGGAGCGCATACCTACGAGCGGGTTGACAAACCGCGTGGCGAGTTTTTCCACACCAACTGGACCGGCCACGGTGGCGATACCGCCTCGTCGAGTTACAACGTGTAA